Within Wyeomyia smithii strain HCP4-BCI-WySm-NY-G18 chromosome 2, ASM2978416v1, whole genome shotgun sequence, the genomic segment ATAATATCTAGTCGTTCTAACCCCATATGAGGTAATAAAACATATTTTAGCAACTAACAAAcgataaaaattgaaaagtcgCGTAAAGATGAATGTTCGAGAGAAGGAATTGGTCGCATATTATCATTATCACATGACGCGCACCTACCGTAGATAAGATAAGCGAAATTGGTAGAAGCGACTCCTGTTGAAAGTGTATTTTTGATGCGTGTAATGAGAGACCTACCACAGTGACGCCTTAGCAAACCGTTGATTTCAtagctttttttatttaaccctctagtgcccactgccgcctttagacggtcttcaattgaacctctaaaaagcttcaataagaacttaaaaaacgtttataaagttgcatagTGATTTTTACGAAGTTCGTCTAAAAATTATTTTGGGCATTAAAGGGTTTATGTTCCAGCGCTAAATcactttattttcattttatcacTGATCGAAAAATGTTAACAAATTTACGACACTCATTGCATATTTAGGTATACGAATTTGATTAATCATgcttatcaatttttgttagcTGGCCACCTACTCGAACAgtgtgaaaatataaaaaatgctggtttTTTTTGCGAATGCCATTTTATGGTTGCAAGTGAACTTGCATTAAATGCAATCAACACCCCATTATTTGTGAATGTTTATCCGATACCATGCTGTTTGATTATTTGAATGTGTGCAAACAAGCCTAATAAGATGCACAACAGTGCTAATGAGAaccaaaaaaatgaacaaaagtgAATGTAAGCAAGCTTCTCGCATCAACCGGAAAGTAAAGACGATTCGCTAAGCTGTCTTAAATTGTGCTCTACCATTTTCAGATCAACCACACCCCGTTAAAATTGGAACTTTCCCCCATCATGACCAGACGGAGATTTGGTTTGGAATTTCCGTCTCGTCAATCACTTCGAACcatttctctcttttttctcgTTACTGCCAATACCAGCCGGCTTTTGTATCTGACCATGGACCGAGTTCCACATTTTCCGTAATTAAACAATTAAAGAACATGTGTTTTCATTACTTCACACTTGAGTATGAGCGAAGCTGTGTGCTTCTTTTGTTCGactttttctttctttatttCTCCCTGAACGTGTATTATTGctctttcaattgaaatttaacaCCAGTTGTATGCATGCTTACAGGGAAGCGCTGATTTTATCACACCCCCGTTACAGTTATGGTATCAATTTAATCATGGACAGCAAATATTACGAATATAATAATAAACAGTTTATGCGAATAATTTGTTCAAAGCTTCTCAAAATGTAAACACGATGCATCTCTGTATACGCGTGCACATCGCTATTAGTTACGGGCACGCTGCGGATGTTGTATTGTCTGCATAATCGGGGATGATATACCCTCATTTAAATCTTTAGCTTATGTGGCATTGTTCATCAATGCtgctcaatttttttatattttctttgtTACCATGGTGGTATTATACTCAACATGAATACTTAAGACATTAGGGGAATGTTTGAAACCatagaattttcaaaatttctttttaACTTAATTACTAAAGTTTTGCTGAGAGAATTCTCATCGCATGCCCAAAACGAATTAAACAAGTTTCAAAATCTATGTTTTCTACAACACTCTTATTTAAATAACATATTTAGTGTTTCAATTGATAAATGTATTGACCACTCCTATGTAGTTTCAAAATGCTTTTGTTCACGGCAAACATTTCagtttttgtgtatatgataggCAGATAAAACTGCCTCTTTTGTCGGTTTCTAAAGATTTCTGTCAGAAATAAAgaggcagaaaaaaattgagcgGCCATTGTGTCAAGAAATGGTGGCTATTATCGAGAGAAAGTGCTATTTATAAGGGCTAGGATAGAACTTCTTAACGCCTCCAGACATGCCAGAATTCTCCTACATCTCACACAAATGGTGAACGTTTTTATTTTCATCTGCTAGTACAAATGTAAACgcgaattatttttgtattcaatatCGCTGATTTATTTTGAATAACTACGGCAGAGGCAAAATATCGTAGGATACATAAATTGTGCAGTGAAATGCATGTGTCAGCAAAAAGTAGAGGCAGCTATTCTCATGGGAATAAACCATCAGACACCCGCTTGCTGCAGCTTACAAGCATCACACAAAGTGATTTCTTCTCGTTCGTCCCAAGACCGTACTCAGCTCATTCATCTATCCAGAAGGCAGAAAAGTCAAAACACTTACGCGAATGGTAAATGTTATTCCTCTGGTGGAGCTATGTTTTGGTTTCTTCGCTGCAAAGGGTGGCCGAACGTGTAATGGTCCTTGccctttttttaaatgagtCTAAACCTGCATGACCTGCAAATGttattaaaatatttataaaaaaaaaactattgaataaaattttttagCCTTTTTAAAAAACTTCGATGCATAACGTTATAATAGTAAAATTACACCAGAAAACGGTTTCTTGTAAGGAACAGGTTCTATATGGGGTCGATTACCttgcatttattttattttgaaattaatcCCGCCTGCGTTTAAATACACGAACACACTGGCCTACACTGGATGCGTTTTATGGCGAGTGCGTGCAAAGATGAACATTTTcttaagcaaaataaaaaacaccGGTATTTCGCCAAAGCAGAGTCGGATGGAATTTATTCAGATGAAAATGAGAAAGGGCATTCAACATCCGGAAGTGGAAGATTGCTGCCTAAGCATATGGTTTCATGTTGGAGAATGAGAAATGATTCAGACATAAAGTCAGGTTTAGCCGATGTTTCCACTGTTTCTATCAAAGAACACCCAATGATCATTCAGTTGGATTTTTATTAACAGTTATTTTTCGGTCATTGCGCTGTTCGGTTTCTGCTGTTAAGTAATCCATTTATGTTTTGTTTGTACAGCTGAACTTTCAAGAATTTAATTCATAATTGAGTGGCTCAATTCAATTTTTACATATtggaaaaactaaataaaatatGTCTTGTTCGtgaattttaatatattttttaatgattttcttTGCAAATTACTTATTAAATCGCAATTTGGAATTCAAGTATTAGAACTGATCTTCatttaaatatttgaaaaaactttAGATGAATAGTGCTTGTTTAAAGAAGTAAATAAAGATTTATGCTCATCATCAATACATATCATCCAATTAGGATGTTTcattccaaataaaaaaaaaggaaatcgtAATTTGTTActaaaatcgataaaaaatatatagaaattATACACAGTAGGGTAAGCTTAGGGCAGCTACTGCAGCCTCCTATGCATTCGAAATCAAAATATGTTAATTGGAATACAAACATAAGTATGTCTATCAATTTTTCCAATATGTATATCTCTGTCCGATTTGTCAAATTATTACTATAAGCAAATAAAGTTCCCAATCGTCAGTCAATCCGACAGAATTTTAAGCAATTTGCATGTATATGCAGGGGGTTTTCCTTCAGCACCCATACATTAAAatctaaagaaaaaaaaacttaaaaaaatgccaGAAAAAAGTTTCCTTAATACAGCCCATATTGAAATCTTCTGGAGTATTTTAGGCCACTAAATTGTCTAttcaaaaaacttaaatttataaaaattctgaaatgattgttttaaaaatttttatttatttattttattttttattttaattttgtttttaaaatagttttttttgtagCTTGTAGAAAATTTAGGCCTTTCCCTACCAGTCATACTATTACAACTCTTTCTTTAAGTCTTGTCGTTACACATTGCACAGGTGGCGTCGGGTCCACCTTTTCGacatgtgcactgcacaggtacCCTATACCCTAATATTCGAGCATATGCAATTTTCGAAATATTACGATTTATTAAAACAAGTAATCATACTAGCGAAACCCTACAATCAAACACTTTGGTTtaattttctcatttcatttgagGAAAAAGAACTTAATGAGAATATAACATAGCCATGAGAatataacaagccagtcgtcctATGTTCGAATCCTGGCTCAGAAGAgaatgttagtgtcagtaggatcagaTAAGAACAAAAGTCATCCATCTTTGCAACTGTTGTTGTTGTACTTTTTGATGTACAACACTTTTTGTAGTTGACATAGTTATGTGCACTAATTTATTTCTGACAAGTTTTTGTTTCTTTacattaaaaaagttattttattcgcAGTATTTTTCAGTTATTTTACAGCTTTTCTCCTTATTGAATGATTAATTGTTTCAATGCTTGGTGAGTTATCAGTTATTGAATCAAAAATTAGTTCGAGAAAATCATCCAAATGTGTTCACTTTTCCAAGCTTGTTTGGAACAGACCGAATCTGTCAAACGAGCAGAACGATTTCGGAACACAACGTCTGTTGTATTTGACGTAACCTTCGTCACAAACGCACGTCGGTTCACCGCTGCAGCCTGCCACGCATCTGACTGTTGCACAATCCTGCTGGCACGTTTGTTGGCAACATGGTGTGCACGACTGATAGGTGGAATGCGGTGGACAGAATCTGACTACTGGAATCTGCTCTTCTAAAAGGATGCATGGCTCTGCCGGTTCGCACGAATTACTGGTCGTATTACAAGGCATGGAAGTTGTTACACAAGGTTGTGGTGTGGTCGTTGTATCGCACGGAGCGGGCGTTGTAGTGGGAGTGGGAGTTGTATCGCACGGAGTAGGTGTTGTGGTTGGCGTTGGTGTCGTTGAACAGGGTTCAGGGGTGACGTTGCAAGGAGTAGCCTCGGTTGTTGTGTTACAAGAGCACGGTGTATTTGTGGGACACGGTTTTGGGCATTGCTTTCTTCGAATACAACGGCCTCGGTAGCGAACGTATCCACTCTTACAGACACAGTTGGGACCAACCGAAGGATAATACCTACAAGAACCGTCAGAGCAATCGTCATCGCAGGTCGGCTCACAGCAAAGGTCATGTCGTATCACCACCTCATTTTGAGGACATTTCACTGCAACAAAGAATgataaataaatttgatttactTTGATTACTACGAGAAGGGTACACTTACAGCATGATATACTTTGTATCGAATAGCTGTATCCTGATGCAGCAAAGAACAGGATTAAACCGAACAGAATTACTAATTGTGAAGCCATGTTGTTAACTGTAGAGAAAAAACGTGGGGATGCATTTTTTATAGGCAGTTTTCATTGTTACGCGAAGCAGAATCCAGGAAGGTTTGCGGCATCAACTTTATCTCTTGAAGAAAACCTCTGAGCAAAACGCGTGGACGCTCGTATCAACTTGTGTCACGTTTTTTATATAACAACATTTGCGTCGAATTAATTAATTTACCTTGGAATTGAAGCGAGTACCGTTATTGCAAAAGCATTATTGTTTTTGAATTAACTTTGGTTAGAACAAAGAACGACCTAATGTTTAGTTAACCATCGATTGCTTTAGTTTGTGTATAAGCCATCAACGCTGAATAGAATTTCCAGTGAGCAGATATACATTGCATTTGCAAATGTACTGAGATTTGGAAGATGGAACATAATTTAACAGTGATCTTAAAATGCGTTTAATACTAGTAACATTTTCTGTCACAATCTCACAATATTGTTGTATCGTTGTAGAAATATTACGTGGGTAAGATTATATTGAATCAAAAATGAGAGTAAGACTAGATTAGACATATGTTCAAGAGTAATATCATATTCTCATAGACTTGCGCATTTTTGCAGTTTTAACCGATAACCGGATTATTTTGAATACTACCTTAACAAGTGATCGGTCGGAAATGATATTCAGGTAGTCAACGAAAAGTGTTATCTCCTTTCTTAGTGTGTATTGTGTTTCAAATCgattaaaaattgaataaatttctCTGATTCGGTTTTCAATCAAGCCTATTGCATCAATGTTGTATATAAAAACATAAAGTTTGAAGATTTACAGAGAAAAAAATTCTTAATTCATACACTATAATTTTATgtactataattattataaagGTACGAACAGaagaaagtttaaaaaaaattttcggcgAATATTTTCTATATGCTCTTCAAACGGGGTATTGGTCAaatcatttttgcaaataaatttatgtttgatttgattcatttttatatataaaataaagaatGTAAAAACTGATGATTTAAGATGGTTTATGAATATTTGTCTGCACAAAATCAAGACTCTCTGTAAATTTTTAACTGCTATTGACAATCATATCCGGATTTAGGGACGGTTTGATGGAGCCAACCATAACCATCCTTAACGATTGCTGTCGAAGATTGATGATATTAGTGAGGTTCCTTTTTTTGGGCTAAAGAAAACTGTATTAACAGGgttgtttgtaattgaaatatgtTATTACAACACCACAGGTGTGGCACCAATTATTATCGATTATCTTCTTCTTCTATATCAATAAaagcgaatgtctgtctgtccctatagactcaaaaactaccgaGCCGATTGCCGTGAACATTTACACATAGGTTTTCAAGTACGGGGAGTAACACTATAACATAAGTTTTGCTTTAACTCGAAGGCGTAGGCGAGGCGGGATGAATTTGTAGTTATGAACGTGAAAACATGCTTCCCGATAACCGTGCAAATTTACAAACAGATGTTTTTGAGTGTGAGATGTATTTTTTGCGATGATACTGTGTCatttcagatttttctgtatttcagAGGCGTTGTAAGATTAAGAAAGGGGCAGGTGAGCGATGTCAACCTCTAATGCTTTTAAAACTGCTGAACCGATCATTATGAAATTCGGTACCTATGTAGAATTTATAGTAGCTGATTTATCTAAACGACTTTGAATTTTATCTTAATCATTAGCATTGGGGGGACATGAATTTATTATTTGTCAACTCCTCAACATATTTGTAAACTCCTCAACACCAGGCTAAGATGAAAAACAGTCTGATCGCGGAGCTGAAGGAAGAAATCCAAGGGGGCTTCAATAAATTATCTCCTGCTCTGCTTTCACCGATGCCACGTCAGTGCCAATCCAGGTTTCACAATACACCTAAGCGTTCTCGTGATGAGAATGCACTGGACCTAGTGGGACATCCCACGAAGATATTCCGTGGGACTGGTCAACAGGCAAATATCGCACTCGGAGGACCTgtggtgagttgacaactttTGGGTGTACTTTACTTAAATCTCCCCTGAAGTGTCGAAGAGTGATGTGCAAAACCTTGCTGAAGGGTGTCTGCAAACAAGCGATGTTATAGTGCAATCGTTGGCGCCAAAGAGAAGGCCACTCTCGATGTTGTTTGTATCTTTCAAGGTTGGAGTGCAAAACGATCTGAGAGCAAAAGCGGTGGGTCCTTCCATTGGCCCCAAAGAATCGAGTTCGGGAATTCATCGACAGTGAGTCAATTGCTCGGCATTTTTGGAAACCAATGCCGTGCCTCGACCGGAAGCCACTTCAACGAGCCAGTAGCGACATCAACCCTTTCAGTAAATAGTAACATAGGAATGCAGTCCTCCGAACTCCTAATTCAACCCACATACCATACCAACTCTTCACGGAAATACTTGACGGTGTACTACCAAAATGTACCAAATGAGAGGCTCACGTACCAAAACACGAGATTTATTTTTGATGCTATCGTCATGCGACTACGATATCATTGTGCTTACGGAAACTTGGATACGGTCGGACATCGCGAATGCGGAACTGTCGTCTTCTTACAGCATATTTTCATGCGATCGGAGCTCatccaccttcaacgtggcggTGGAGTTTTAATTGCGGTTAAAGTTTCTCTGAGCTGCAGGTTTGTAGCTATCGATAATTGCAATAATCTCGAACAGGCCATTGTTCGCGTAAAGCTTCAGAAGTCTAGTGTTTACATTTGCGGAGTCTATCTTCGTCCCAACTCGCAACCGCTGTTATTTTCCTCGCATGCTGCCGCTGTTCTGCAACTTCGTGAACGCCTGTCAGATGCCGACAAGATCGTGCTCGTTGGAGATTACAATCTTCCTCAGCTGAGATGGAGTAATGACGCAGACCTCATTGGTATGCTGCCGTCGAACGCTTCTTCTGAACAGAAGATCGTATTAGTTGAATCGATGGTTGCTTCTGGTCTCCATCAAATCAATAGTCTGTTGAATTCACGCGGACGTTTACTGGACCTAGCCTTTGTGATTGAAACAAATAGTGTCGAACTTAACCACCCTCAGTTCTTCTCAGAATTGACAATAATCACAAGCCGTTTGTTCTTCGCATAGACGTGAATGATACCTTTTTGTCGATCACCGAAGACCCGAATAAAACTGACGACTTCGACTTTCGAGGCTGTGACTTTCCGGGGTTAAACACTGCTATGTTTGCCGTTGACTGGAGAACAACATTTTCATCTGAGAGTCTCAGAAACTGCCCAACTTTCAACCTAAATCTTTCGCCCCAGCATGATGTGTCTGCCTTGAAAAAGCTAGACGCTTCTAAGGAACCGGGAATTGATAATCTACCGCCATTGTTCCCGAAAGAGTGCACTGTTTCTCTTGAAATTTCGTTGGCAATTATTTTCATCTGCTCACTTCGTCAAAGTACATTtcccagtttctggaaaaccgcTTCATTTGGCCCGATTCACAAAGCTGGTCTTAGCCACGCGATAGAgaattatcgtggaatttcaATTTTGTGCTGCCTGATGAAAGTCTTTGAAGTATTAGTCCACGACGTACTCTACGCAGCTTCTCTACCATTGATATCAGAGTCTCAACACGGATTTGTAAAGAAACGGTCAACAACTACGAATCTCATGACGTTTACAAGTTTCCTTTCAAATGAAACAGATAACCGATCGACACCATATATTTCGACTTCGCAAAGGCGTTTGACAAAGTGTCACATAATATTGCTATAGCTAAACTCAATTACTTTGGGTTTTTTTGGCTGCGCTCCTACTTGACAGAGCGAAATGCTTTCGTCAGCGTTAACGGCTCACATTCTCGCATCTTCAACATCGCATCTGGTGTTCCACAAGGTGCTGTCCTAGGTCCGTTCATATTTATATTGTTCATCAACGATCTGTGCTCTCGTTAGAAATGTGATGGTACAGACGATTTAGAAATTTATCGCATTGTAAAGACTCATCTCGATTGTtatgtataaaaaaaatttatgtataAATGTATAATGTTATGATTGTTATGtataaatagataaaaaaaataaatacatataCGATTTGCCCTTCGCCACATGCCTTGGCCAGGCCCAGCTAACCTGCCAAGTTATGAAAGCCGCTGTAAACTCATCGCCTTGGAGACGCTTAATTCCAGACGTACTAATTTGCAGAGGATTTTTGTCTTTGATCAGTGCCATGACCATATTCTCGCAATTTATGCTTAACTTCGCTCATTAGGTTTCGTACAACATCTGGCTGAAacccatatttttttatgtcctCGTCAGATTCGACCTGCTTGGGATGCTTTAGTGCCTGCTTCATAATAGCCCAATATTTTTCGATACGCCTGAGTTCCAGTGCGTTGTCCTTGGGTACGAAAGTGACCTCGTTGACTTCGTACCactaaacaaacaatattgcacgctagattggagggctaatagcggtcttgatcatctagattagttgagagaattcgttatcaatattgtttttggcacattttgcatgttgtaggataagtacaacgatacaccgtgccccagtgaagagtcgagaaaattttcagctctaaaagatcctcgacctgatcgggaatcgaacccgacatcacagcCATGTGTAGGatagctagccgaccgacatcgctaaccaccgAACCACGGGGATCACTTCGTAGTGGCACGAAGctagatccggccagaagatgGTAGGTCCTTCGTGTGGCTTCAATAGAGGAAGCAGACGCTTCCGTGGATATACTCTTTGAGGTAGATCTCACCGTTTACAGTAGGGAtggacgaacggctcacgagccgttcatatgaaccggttcttagaaaaaagaacgaacggctcacgaaaaagagccacggttctttgagcgcaccagaactgatggattcgcgcgaacccgaagtttactgacaaaacacgaactgtcaacccTAGTGAaccattgtgaaccatgagccgttcatatgagtcggttcggaacggtgagtgagcggttcagagctgctcttgcaaaagagccgtttcgcccacccctagTTTACAGTCCCGGTATTTACGAACGGTGCACTACCTTTGTCACATGAACAGATCGCAATGAAGCTTCATCAGCATCTGGGTGTAAAGTTTCCGGGCCCGTGACTTTTCCACCGTATTTTGCCGTTCGTCACGATTTGGAGCCTTCTGCACTTTGTACGGTCCCTCCAAGTCCTTGGCTCTGGAATGGAAGACTTGGACAAAATCAACTTTTTGGTTACATCGCTGACCGATGCTTGTGATCCTGATCACTAATAGAACATATCATTTTTGCATAGAAAAATCCACTTTTctgagtaaagttttagcattttttttcaaaaacaacaaatctgTCGACTCCATACTTCTATCCACCAATTttaatgaactattgtgaagtttccttcagtttctaaaatttttcagtgttctacaatgttgttcacTATAACAAAACACATgagttcaccgaagaaagtttatttttatctcttatatttatttagttatttaagattttcatcataataatgcactaatttacctATAGGTATatacacaggagacagcgagcgacaaatgcctatatctgagTTGAATGATG encodes:
- the LOC129722597 gene encoding keratin-associated protein 9-2-like — encoded protein: MASQLVILFGLILFFAASGYSYSIQSISCLKCPQNEVVIRHDLCCEPTCDDDCSDGSCRYYPSVGPNCVCKSGYVRYRGRCIRRKQCPKPCPTNTPCSCNTTTEATPCNVTPEPCSTTPTPTTTPTPCDTTPTPTTTPAPCDTTTTPQPCVTTSMPCNTTSNSCEPAEPCILLEEQIPVVRFCPPHSTYQSCTPCCQQTCQQDCATVRCVAGCSGEPTCVCDEGYVKYNRRCVPKSFCSFDRFGLFQTSLEK